From Solanum stenotomum isolate F172 unplaced genomic scaffold, ASM1918654v1 scaffold15513, whole genome shotgun sequence, the proteins below share one genomic window:
- the LOC125850231 gene encoding uncharacterized protein LOC125850231, with product MNVKLPVEDAAAQFKLNHQQTQAFTTILEKVNSETQGLFFVDGPGGIGKTFLYRALLAKVRSKGMIALACATSGVAATLLPGGSMAHSRFGIPLQANETTMTHMSKQGGGAKLIRQAKLIIWVEAPMVKRQTIETIDRGFRDIMDKDAPFGGKVMVFGGGFRQVLSVVPKSTRAETADASLVRSYLWPLMEKIQLSTNIRARTDTTFSEFLLCIRNAEETTIKQNLIALPQQMIVQQSQDGNPEETLVKEIFPALEQNYRSAEYITKRAILASRNEFVDNLNELMIGKFPGETKTYINFDAAEDDTNNYYQEEYLNTLTPNGLPPHRYIIKYIKSYTYLLLLC from the coding sequence ATGAATGTCAAGCTGCCAGTTGAAGATGCAGCTGCCCAATTCAAGTTGAACCACCAACAAACACAAGCTTTCACTACCATTCTAGAAAAGGTCAATTCAGAAACACAAGGTTTATTCTTTGTAGATGGGCCTGGGGGAATCGGGAAAACTTTCCTATATCGGGCATTACTGGCCAAGGTGAGATCAAAAGGTATGATAGCATTGGCTTGTGCAACCAGTGGTGTAGCAGCAACACTATTGCCTGGAGGGAGCATGGCACACTCAAGATTTGGAATACCCCTACAAGCTAATGAGACAACTATGACACATATGTCTAAACAAGGTGGTGGAGCAAAACTAATTAGACAGGCCAAATTAATAATATGGGTCGAAGCACCCATGGTGAAGCGGCAGACGATTGAAACAATTGACAGAGGCTTTCGCGATATAATGGATAAAGATGCACCGTTTGGAGGAAAAGTCATGGTATTTGGAGGCGGCTTCCGACAAGTACTGTCGGTTGTACCAAAATCTACACGAGCAGAGACGGCAGATGCAAGTTTAGTAAGGTCGTATTTATGGCCTTTAATGGAAAAGATACAACTTTCAACAAATATTAGAGCAAGAACAGATACAACTTTCAGTGAGTTCTTGCTGTGTATTAGAAACGCAGAAGAAACcacaataaaacaaaacttgatAGCGCTGCCGCAACAAATGATTGTCCAACAAAGTCAGGATGGTAATCCAGAAGAAACATTGGTCAAGGAAATTTTCCCAGCCCTTGAACAAAATTACAGATCTGCTGAGTATATAACAAAACGGGCTATCTTAGCAAGTCGAAATGAATTTGTAGATAATCTAAATGAATTGATGATTGGAAAATTCCCAGGAGAAACAAAAACATACATCAACTTTGATGCAGCGGAAGATGATACCAACAACTACTATCAAGAAGAATACCTCAACACCTTAACACCAAATGGACTACCGCCACATAGGTACATTATCAAATACATCAAAAGTTATACATAtctgttattattatgttag